In one window of Cryptococcus depauperatus CBS 7841 chromosome 3, complete sequence DNA:
- a CDS encoding GDP-mannose transporter 1 — protein sequence MSKPFVPTPNVSRPITPPLSYGKDDITSTLLRDMGGRGDKSKEKEDIGQKEGAPTGREQALPILSYCVASIMMTVVNKYVVSGAHFTMTFLLLAIQSGVCVLAVSTVKRLGFITFRDFDKNDAKKWWPISTLLVAVIHTGSKALQFLSIPVYTIFKNLTIILIAYGEVFMFNGKVTGLTLASFALMVGSSIIAAWSDITSVWAKKPELDPITGLEIVVGPSATIGGLNIGYMWMALNCLVSAAYVLFMRKRIKITGFKDWDTMYYNNILSVPILVIFSLVIEDWGSESLALNFPAENRVLLLSAMAFSGAAAVFISYSTAWCVRITGSTTYSMVGALNKLPVAASGILFFGDPANFGNVFAIAVGGLAGIVYAIAKTNQAKVEKAKQARAAGGRP from the exons atgTCAAAGCCGTTTGTCCCCACACCAAACGTTTCTCGTCCAATAACGCCTCCGCTCAGCTATGGCAAGGATGATATAACCTCGACTTTGTTGAGGGATATGGGCGGACGTGGAGACAAGagtaaagaaaaggaagataTAGGCCAGAAAGAGGGAGCGCCTACTGGCAGAGAGCAGG CTCTTCCCATCTTGTCATATTGTGTTGCCAGTATAATGATGACTGTTGTCAACAAG TATGTCGTGTCGGGCGCGCACTTTAcaatgacttttcttttgctagCAATTCAATCTGGTGTCTGTGTATTGGCTGTGTCAACGGTCAAGAGGCTGGGTTTCATCACTT TCCGTGActttgacaagaatgaTGCTAAGAAATGGTGGCCTATATCTACGCTGCTTGTCGCTGTTATACACACTGGGTCCAAAGCTTTA CAATTCTTATCTATCCCTGTCTACAC tattttcaaaaacttgacTATTATCTTAATT GCTTATGGCGAAGTTTTCATGTTCAACGGAAAAGTGACAGGTCTGACTCTGGCTTCCTTTGCTCTTATG GTTGGCTCATCTATCATTGCTGCCTGGTCCGACATCACCTCTGTCTGGGCCAAGAAGCCTGAACTTGATCCCATAACTGGACTTGAAATTGTTGTTGGACCTTCTGCTACTATTGGAGGCTTGAATATCGGTTACATGTGGATGGCACTCAATTGTCTTGTTTCTGCAGCCTAT GTTCTCTTTATGCGCAAACGCATCAAGATTACTGGCTTCAAGGACTGGGACACCATGTACTACAACAATATCCTTTCTGTTCCCATTCTcgtcatcttttctcttgtaaTTGAAGACTGGGGATCTGAATCTCTTGCACTCAACTTCCCCGCTGAGAACCGagttcttctcttgtccGCCATGGCGTTCTCCGGCGCTGCTGCTGTGTTCATCTCTTACTCAACAGCTTGGTGTGTTAGAATCACTGGATCTACCACTTACAGCATGGTCGGAGCTCTCAACAAGTTGCCCGTGGCCGCTAGCGgtatccttttctttggcgATCCCGCCAACTTTGGCAATGTCTTTGCAATTGCAGTCGGAGGTTTAGCTGGCATTGTTTATGCCATAGCAAAGACTAATCAAGCCAAGGTGGAAAAGGCTAAGCAGGCAAGAGCGGCTGGAGGCAGACCATGA
- a CDS encoding CDK-activating kinase assembly factor MAT1, with translation MSKPVIRKVVQPVQRRPAVSSSKATYKKSGAGGKNSDESYLYVAGVRDPSKRVAEFRTEQDVCPVCHTDRQFNKNLRLLVSPCYHKMCESCIDRLFTLGPEPCPQCNRILRKVNFAHQTFEDLQVEKEVSVRRRMADIFNKRREDFPNDREYDDYLELVEDLAFNLLNEVEVPQTEERIAQWQRQNATVIQANKQKLAEENMSQSQRDELERRVRAERMRLIEEYDRKEKIEDDKVKAQITETLARGDTRKVKEIERQAAEAKDARRKMLEQATRPTDPTTQESKIEHSPLSPSYNGPYVPIPYSNPNIAPWIDWYHLKQDYVDRRSGVLFVRENRDDKVRGGAFNLGQFWEMEIKSAVEGLGVEPTQGATSRPLTAKNSPPRFAITPVKAASHPTLSMVSPCANNFSNSNNAQAGPSTLEWVFRRPAVSEDEPKSTLTRPSPARRIAMARRSTPEPHLSVVMGKAMSVSVGKAELERGLDRVFVKHDQAMIRADGVNTVIFRRQKSSRHHRNPHSPSAQENTMEERISGIVPVATPRTMCQSPALFHRVLEKVCDDGISDVFTDIRTPCMAQSEVQSRYIHFDTFDDYDRLSTFSDGYSTLGTGTFLTDRASPTSFNQVIPPASLDKGKTDDQAAKDNETCARIDDLSARICDMVRQGQEALHAPVPEAIAEEASGSTEADQDVLRKWELRLNDDDASWRLGSAAEQVVTGQGSSVGKKRMRKQQVMGRVHRKAASAQVEGREKATRMVRSRSFQLLMHGGIDVL, from the exons ATGTCCAAGCCAGTCATAAGAAAAGTTGTACAACCAGTTCAACGCCGTCCAGCCGTctcctcttcaaaagcCACTTACAAAAAATCAGGCGCTGGTGGAAAGAATAGCGATGAAAGTTATCTCTACGTCGCTGGGGTTAGAGATCCAAGTAAAAGAGTGGCTGAGTTTAGA ACTGAACAAGATGTCTGTCCCGTATGCCATACAGACCGACAGTTTAACAAGAATCTCCGCCTGTTGGTCTCTCCTTGCTATCACAAAAT GTGCGAATCGTGTATAGATCGACTTTTTACTCTTGGGCCTGAACCATGTCCTCAGTGTAATCGCATCTTGCGTAAAGTCAACTTTGCCCATCAAACGTTTGAGGACTTgcaagttgaaaaggaagtCTCAGTGAGACGGCGTATGGCTGATAT ATTCAACAAGCGAAGAGAAGACTTTCCAAACGATAGAGAATATGACGATTACCTCGAGTTGGTGGAAGATTTAG CGTTCAACCTCTTGAACGAAGTTGAAGTCCCCCAGACTGAAGAGCGCATAGCACAATGGCAGCGTCAAAACGCCACTGTTATACAAGCCAACAAGCAGAAGTTAGCAGAGGAAAACATGTCTCAATCTCAACGCGATGAGCTTGAGCGTCGTGTGCGAGCTGAACGTATGCGGTTGATTGAAGAATATGAtaggaaagagaaaatagaGGATGATAAAGTCAAGGCCCAAATTACAGAAACACTAGCTCGAGGCGATACCCGCAAAGTGAAGGAAATCGAACGGCAAGCGGCGGAGGCCAAAGACgcaagaaggaagatgttggaaCAAGCTACTCGGCCTACTGATCCAACCACTCAGGAATCAAAGATTGAACACTCTCCTCTATCACCATCATACAACGGTCCCTATGTACCTATACCATATTCCAACCCAAACATTGCTCCTTGGATCGATTGGTATCACCTCAAACAAGACTATGTGGACAGACGGTCGGGTGTGCTGTTTGTGCGCGAAAACAGAGACGACAAGGTGAGAGGAGGTGCATTCAACTTGGGACAGTTTTGGGAGATGGAGATTAAGAGCGCCGTAGAAGGACTAGGAGTTGAACC TACCCAGGGTGCTACCTCCAGGCCATTGACTGCAAAGAACAGCCCACCAAGGTTTGCGATAACTCCTGTCAAAGCAGCCTCTCACCCTACCTTGTCGATGGTTTCGCCTTGCGCAAACAACTTTAGCAATTCAAACAATGCCCAAGCAGGCCCTTCGACCTTGGAATGGGTTTTTCGACGACCTGCCGTGTCTGAAGATGAACCAAAGAGTACATTGACAAGGCCTTCGCCTGCAAGGAGAATCGCAATGGCAAGGAGATCCACGCCTGAACCGCACCTGTCTGTGGTGATGGGCAAGGCAATGAGTGTCAGTGTAGGCAAAGCGGAGCTGGAGAGAGGTCTCGACAGAg TGTTTGTAAAGCATGACCAGGCAATGATTCGAGCGGATGGCGTCAATACAGTCATCTTTCGTCGCCAGAAGAGTTCTCGACATCACCG CAATCCGCACTCACCGTCCGCCCAAGAGAATACCATGGAAGAGAGGATCTCTGGGATTGTCCCAGTTGCGACGCCACGAACCATGTGCCAGTCCCCAGCGCTATTCCATCGTGTATTGGAGAAAGTCTGCGACGACGGGATATCAGACGTCTTTACCGAT ATTCGTACCCCGTGCATGGCACAGAGTGAGGTACAATCTCGCTACATCCATTTTGACACTTTTGATGACTATGACCGACTATCGACCTTCTCTGATGGGTACAGTACGTTGGGTACCGGCACCTTCCTCACAGATCGAGCCTCACCAACATCCTTCAACCAAGTCATTCCGCCTGCTAGCCTAGACAAGGGCAAAACGGACGACCAAGCGGCAAAAGACAACGAAACGTGTGCCAGGATAGACGACCTTTCCGCAAGAATTTGCGATATGGTTCGCCAAGGGCAGGAGGCATTACATGCGCCTGTTCCCGAAGCCATTGCTGAGGAAGCATCGGGTAGCACTGAAGCCGATCAAGATGTGTTGCGGAAATGGGAGCTGCGATTAAACGACGATGACGC